The segment GCCTTAAGTTCTGCTTTGTCACTTTTGCTCAACCTTTTGCTGACTCATGTATTCACTGTCTTTAGGGAAAGAAAGGCACTAAGTACAGTTTTACTGcaagatttctggttttatcttGGTGTCACAAAGGAGAAATTGGTATATATGAAGTCTATAGGCTCAGAAATATGACAGGTGGAAAGAGCCCAAGCAGTGTTTACCTTAGGTCTCACAACTTTTAGCCACTGTATGACAGTGACCAGCAGGATTATTTCAGGATTACCCTGACCTTAGTTTTTCAGAGGAACTCTCTTGCTGACACAGGCATTGTTCAGCTATTGAAAAGCTATAGCCTCTCTCTCTGGgagaggaaaaatcagaaacaaaaccttaCACTACCTGCTCCGGAAAATACTATGATCTGCTCTCATATCTTCAGAGCACTTAAGTTTTTTAAGAATTTTCGGATATCAACCGTTAAATCTTTGTAGCAGTTATCTTttacacagaaggaaaaagagacatTTGACATTTGAACTGACCTATGTAGTCTTAATTTAGTGGGCAGAGCAAGAATGTAACCTTGAAAAGGTTCCTGCTAGCCATCCCTCAGCTTAATCTCCTGGACAATTTGTGAAGGCAAAAATTAGCAAACAACACACCAGGAATGCTGTAGATACTTTCTTGCTGTTGCGCCTTCAAGAGAGCCTGGTCCCTGGCAGTGGACCTCCTTAAAGTACATCTCCCTGTGTAGGTGCCAAACCTTTCTGTGCGTGTGATGCTCTGTATACATTTTCTACCAGATCTGCTTCCTGGTAGTGATCTAGGGGTTTGATCCTCCACTTTAAGGTCAGGATTCATCCTGTGTGCAGGCATGCATGGGTATAGCTGTGGCTATGGCTCTCAAGCGCTGCTGCTATTGCGGAAATTAATGGAATTAGTCTCTCATGAGGGATGCAACTCTTAACCGAGATTCCTGTTGTATCATACTCGCAACAGCCTGCAGGGAATTGCTGAGTCATGCACCAAATCTGCTTGTGACAGTGCAAAATGCTGCAGGGAGCACATTAACGAAACACCATTTAGGGTGAAAAGACTTGTCTGTTATCTGCCAGTGGCAGACTAGTGCAAGaatgttaaaatactgtattaagTTAGTTGTTAtagggaagggagaagaatgATGCTTCAGAGTTATATGTCCACTAAAATTGAAGTTTGGATAGTAtgcattcagaaataattttattttccagtaatGACAATATGCAATATCACGTAAGAAATGAAATTGAAGAATTGATCTTATTCTTCAAATACAGGATAGCTTcaatattaaaattaacataTAAATTCAGCATCAATCTTATTTCCCCACTCACGTCTGCTGAGTAAATGCACATAAAGAATGAATCACTGAAACAGTATACTGAGAGAATCAAagtcatttttcaaaaatgtcagCACAAATGTGAGGTGTGCCTGTTCACCAAGCATCCAACAAATGTTGCAGAGGTGGCCCTTCAGGCCCATAAGGAGGGCAAGTCTGGGACCCCCAGAGGGAGCAGTACAACCACCAGCAAAGGCAAGGCAGGGGGGAGTCTGGGCCAGCACATCCTCACTGCACTGTGCTGGCCCCCTACCCCGACTCCTCTCTCATCAACTGGTATGTGAGCTGCTGGAGATCCTAAGCATCACGCTAGGGCTCTCCACAGCATTCCTCTGAGGGATaaattgttgttgttactgtttACACCGTCGTTGGCCTTATCCACCTTGTCATAGCTAGAGGTTAATGAGCAGGGATTAAGCAGCATGCCTCTGTGACAGCAGCCAGCTTCTGCACATCGCACTGCtccggtctgtggtgggccaaCACCACAGCTGATGCCAAGCAGAGTCATGGACAGAGAGAGCTTCTGGTGGTTTTGTGTGCACCCACAGAGAGCTGACAATGAAGTCACCtgcctggaggagaaggagaagccCCAGGACACCCCGGAGAGGTACCCGGGCAGCTGCTcagccaggagcaggagctgcgCAGGGGGCAAGGGGTGAAGCTCTCTTGCTCCTAAAAAAGCCGCAGCTGTTCTAGCACCCCggggtggggaaaggaaaaaaaaaaaaagacccctTGGTTTCTGGGCTTCAGCAAAGACCACGCCAGGCCCAGGCCATCTTTCTTGATGCTTAAATCCGTTTTTTCTGCTGCGGGTTTCTGAGCTTCAGTGCCTCCAGCTTTACACTCCACACCCCCGACACCCCGCCTCGCCTTTCTCTTGCAAAGCACAAAGTATTTGCTCCGCCATGAAAATACTCTTTCTTACCACAGGACGGCGCTGTAAAACGCAGGGTTGGGGTGCCATACACCCACGTGTTTGGGCCTCCTTGCGGACCCCGGAGCTGTGGGAAAGGATGCTACGCAAGCTcagggcagagccctgctgctgccaggtacAGTGACACAGCTGTCACCGACCCCGGTAAAAGTAGAGCCCGAGCCACAATGGGACCCACCAGCTCAGGGGTGGCCGCTGTGGggcctggctggctggggcaCCCAGCAGTCCCGCAGAAAAGGGGCTCCCTCGCCCCTTGACTGCCCACGCTGCAGGCATGGCAGCAGGTGGGCATGCTCCACCAGCATGGCAAGGACCTGCAGAATAGGTCCCAGCACTGCATGGGCAGAAAGAGGTCCTGCCGACATGCCAAGGGATCCTTGCTCTGTGGTGGCTGGAagttaaaaattttatttgccTGTACTGCCAGACTGGAAAATACAGCTGGGTGAATAAAGTAATTTCTCAAAGATATCGTTGCAAGTCaatccatatttttaaaaaaaattatcttttggCTAGCCAAAATACTCTGTGGTCAAACAAAAACCATTGTTCAACATCAAAACATGcacttttgatttttaacacatttaggtttactttatttcaaaaataaaaacaaaaaagaccatTGTGAATTGAGTTaaattaaaagatattttataaCACCAGACAAGGATTCTTTTAACTTGGttgctttttcagaaaacagtttatcAAAAGAGATCTAACTTAAAATATCATACCAccaaatctgcatttttcacCACAAGCGTTTAGAGTGGTAATAGTTCACCCCACTTTAGCCAAGGGTCACCTTTCTTTGAAAGATGTGTCCCAATTCCAAGATGCCaaaattctgtttgaaaacCCACAGGCCATAGTGTGTAAGGTCACTATGAGCTGTCTGTCACAGGTGCCACTGTTTGGTCTTTCTGCTGGAGTTGATTCACCttctgtagcaaaaaaaaaaaaaaaaaaaaaaaagttattcaaTGTACAGGGATGCCTATACAAAGGTTTCTGCTCAAGGAAAATCTGCTGGGTGCATGAGCTCAAAACCAGAGCTCCTGGACCTATCTGCTCTTATCTAGCCTTTGACAATTTCTCCGTGATGTTGAGGCACAGCATTTCACTACCTCATCCCTTTCTGTTTGCAGTATCAAGCCTATTTTACCTATTACTTTTCTCTCTGGAGTGGCTGCCAGATTAATTTGTTTCTAAGTGCCACATGAGTGCAGGCAAATCTGTCAGTACAAAACTATAATTCTGTGTTTGTGAAAGTTCCAGATGTTTTCACATTTACACTTCCACAAGGGAagctatttatttcctttccttcccccctccccccccccccgcctttgtCTTTGCTCTGTAGCATTAccaaaaaaattgcttttctgaacAGGTTGGAATGTTATGCAAGAAAAAGTATCTGTCTGTTCATTTATCCcctaaggaaaataaaataattatttcattctcCTTCTTCTTGTGCGTGTTCAGTACCATTATAAAATGCAAGATTCACTGGGTGCACAGACCTTACAAAATTTGAAACGCCAAATGAGAACACAGGCATTCATATCAGCAATGACAGCAGATAACATACGTGATACACATTACAGTTTTACAACCCATCTGCTTTAGAGTCCAACTTCAGCACAGCCTCAACTGTTTCTGAGGTGTGGGGCTAACCCATACACCTGACATGCCTGACAGCCATTGCACCTGCATTCAGAGGTGATTTTTGGAAAAGCCAGCTGTCAAGCAGATGTGGTCACTTGTGACTGGTTGCAAAAATGGCACTGCAACCTTAACAAACTTCTAAGTGGACAATTAATTTAGTGGCATTCCTTATCAGAAGCAATTTCTAATGTTACTCTGACACACATAAGATATGCAGTGTAATCAATACATGCAAACATGCAATAAATTGTTCAAACCATTACTTTTCTAGATTTAGGGATTGCCATTTAgctaaacattattttaaagaaatgcctGCTATTACAACCTATCTCCTTTTTTCTACTTCTACagtataggaaaaaaagatgcttctGAAGCATCGGGagagcctttttttctgcttgctgtgaCTGTAGCAAGCTCTGCTTTACTCAGCTGAGCTTGGAAGTGTCTGCAGTACATACTCAAGAGACCTCAGCTTCCCTGATGACATTTGCCTAATCTCAGCTGCAAGCTACAAGGCAGGGAAGCAGAACCCCAACTTGGAAGAGGCTTCCCTTGATTGCGGTTGCTGGAGCTGGACATTTTAATCCCGACTGAGGACTAATCAGCTCTCtgtcttcagaaatgttttttgccCAGTATAAATGACATAAACCAAGATCataatcttatttatttttttagagtCCTTAGCATGCTACATTAACCTGACAATGCTTAATCTGGTGTTCATTTCACAATACACTTCATGCAGTTCACAGCTGTAATTGGTTTTACACTGACATTACACGTTTCAGCCTAGTCATGGGAAAAGAATAACTCTTAATATGATTTCTCTGAAAAGCATCTAAGCTCAAATGGCACAGAAGCAGCTCATGCTAGTTTCATGtgcatatttctttcttctgctttttttttcactgcaaagaTGATCACTGGCATAAGATTGTAAGATCCTTGTTTTAGTCCATTTGCAATTGAACTACGTTTGTTTGATTTCTTATGTCCTGAGGAGTTCTCTCTTATAAAACAGCATTCAAGTATTCTAGTTTAACATCCCCATTTTTCTGAGTTAAGGAACAAAGTAGACCTCGGGCTTCTGTTTCCATTATGAGTCTTCCAGAGTCCCATAAATGACAGCCGTAAAGTCCTCCTTTGTAACACACACTCAGCACTAAAGCCAGAGTATTGCTATTTGGCATTATCCAGTGAAGtgcaagaaattaaataagTTACGTCTTTATTGCTATAGTACAATACCAAGCAAAGTCACTTTTTAATACGATTGCAAAGGTTTCATAGAGTACATGTCCCTCCTCCTAGGGCCCAGTAGTTCAGCTGCACTGCAAGTATCACTTAGCTATCACGTGTCGAATGTCAGTCTAAGATGATGTGTTGAGTATTCGTGAATCCGATGAATCAGACCTTTCGTCATACTCATCTTCTGTGTAAATTGGCTGCTTAGACACAATAGGACACCCATCATCAGGGATTGAGATCCTAGGATCTTCTGACGAGCGGGAAGGAAGGACAGGTGAGCTTCGGAAAACGCTGGCTGAGTTGCTAGAGAAAGGGCTGACATACTGGGACCGCAGCTGGTACTGCTGCTGCAGCGTCATGGTGTTCCACAGGGTGACGTCATTGGGCAGGAAAGGGCTGGACTGGTTTCTTGCCAAAGTGTTTCTCAGCATCAGTGGGTAACGTGGAGGCTGAGGGAAAGGATGCTGCAAAGGGACGGCCAGAGGGTTTGGCACGACGTTACTGGAATCGGCAGAGAACCTCAGTGTGTCGGGAACCCGAAATGCTGAGCCCACAGACCACTTGGAAGAGGAAATGGGGTATGAACTCAGCGTGTGTTCAAAAATGTGCCCGTTGGAAGGCAAAACAAGCCCATCAGATTCTGCAGAAGTTCTCTCCCCACTGGCCACCGAAGACCGACTGGACAGGAGAACCTCTACAGCACTCACCAGATCACCACCACACCCCTTCAGGATCAGCTCCAGCACAGTTGGCTTTTGGTTAGGGAAGATCTTTTTCAAGACTTCAAGAGGAGGCCTGTTGGCTTTCAAACTGAAAGGTAAAGAAACTGTCCCAGAAGGACCTTCTATCAGGAGGTGGTTCTGCTCTGGGTGGTACTTGGGGCTCTCTGGACGACTGTCTGTGCTCCCACCATTTTTCTGAACTGCATAACCAACCTCATCCACTGAAACAATTTCAGGGCTTTCAGGGGTGAAGCAACTTTTGGCCTTGGTCATGTCTGGGGAACTCCTTTGGTCTGTGTCTTTGTCACTGTAGGTCTCAGCATTGTCTGCTCCACTGGCATCACCCAACCGCTCCTCATTCATGTCTGcaaagagaaggcagagaaTGAAAAACTGAGGCCAAAAGCTTTCACAGACATTTGAGGATACAGTCTTCTTAAAAGGAACAGAGCAGGATCCTAGGGagagatgaaaatatttttcacagagaTCCCACTAAAATTAAGGTCTCTTTGCAACATATCATGAGaacaaaactgcaaaagaaTAATGTGACCTGGTCTAGGCATTTTATGCTGCCTTATAGGTATCTGTCTCATTCTCCCATgtacaagaaaagcagcagtggtgaTTTTTCTGTGGCATCAAAAATGCTATCAATCCTCTCTCACTGGTAACAAGGCAGCAACACACCACCCAAGTGCAAGCTTTCTCAGAGGAACTTCAGCACTTTCACATCATAATTCCTCACTAGCACCATCTCATTGACTGTGAGCTGAAGATATCCAGAAGGCACTTGGGAGACCAAAGTCATCTCTGCAAGTCCAACAGCATTGGTTGAACCACTCCATCATGACTACTGCCTGAGGGTTAAAGAAGTCTTCAAGTAACTCAGTGGAACGTTCCTGTTCTGGCTCTGCAGAGATTGGTTCTTTCCCCAGCAAGAATCACAGGCTTTGCCCTACAAACCACAGAGCACAGCTGATGTCTTGGCCCCATCAGAGCACAGAATCTAGAAAAATCTGGTTTGGAGAAGACCTCTAGGAAGGCTTCTGGCCCAACCTCCTGTTCAAAGCAGGAGTAACCTAAAATatagagcaggttgctcatgtccctgctctgctgaaTTTTAAGTAATTCTAagaatggagactccacaacctctctcAGCACTTGTTCCAGGTACCTTGGTTTTTGTGTGCTAAACTAAGAAGGGCAAGAGCCGAGTACAGAGCTGAAAACAAGCCCATTGACCATGCTGTCTTCAGACAGACACTCAAAAATGGGAACACCCCAGATCTCTTGTAATTTTGGTAATACCTGGCCACAGTATGGAAACCTTTGAAATAAGACTGCTTGTcagaaagaagaagagaagaggaaaggttGACAGCAGTTGTCCCCAAGTGGGACAATGTACTTGCTTGAGATTGTTCAGTTATTTCCCAAGAACGCTGTTCTGATGGTCTTCCTCATACAGCACAATGATGATCTCCCTGGGAAGCACCAGTGTTTGGGGAAAGTGTCATTGTCCAAGCTGCAGCTGACAAAGCCTACTTCAGCGGCACAGGGCAGCGCTTTCAAATGCACATGTGTGAAAGACTATCTGCAGAAACCAATACAACTATTTGCTTAGTTTCCCAAGACCCTGGTGATCAGCCCAGCCAGATAAAGAAGGGATAAGAAGCAAGCAAAGGTTCCCAAATTGTGCTGGCGATCAACCCTGTCCAATCGAGATGAAACAAGTTAAAGGTGTGCAAGTGCCTGAGCCTCGCTGCTCACCACGGACAGTCCTGCCTCCCTCGCGTCCCAGGAATGGGCAGGACATTTCCCCACACAGCAAGCTAGGTTTAGGATTGAACAGATCAGCTCAAGACAAACTCTGTTAGTGCAATATACCCACCTTGAGAAAGGATCTGTGCAAGCCTGCACTGAGTGAGAAGCCACTATGTTCACCAGAACGGCAGCTATAAATAAATCTAAGATCCTGGCAGAGCACAACCTGGCAGTGTGGCAAAGGGAGGTTCTCCTCATGAGAATGGCTGTACCAGGCAGAAATGATGGGCCATCCTACAGAgctgtgggatgctgctggtT is part of the Falco biarmicus isolate bFalBia1 chromosome Z, bFalBia1.pri, whole genome shotgun sequence genome and harbors:
- the DMRT3 gene encoding doublesex- and mab-3-related transcription factor 3; protein product: MNGYGSPYLYMGGPVSQPPRAPLQRTPKCARCRNHGVLSWLKGHKRYCRFKDCTCEKCILIIERQRVMAAQVALRRQQANESLESLLPDSLRALPGPPGSAEPPAAPPGPPPCAAPPRAPAELAAAAALRWAAEPPPALPGPLPKADMNEERLGDASGADNAETYSDKDTDQRSSPDMTKAKSCFTPESPEIVSVDEVGYAVQKNGGSTDSRPESPKYHPEQNHLLIEGPSGTVSLPFSLKANRPPLEVLKKIFPNQKPTVLELILKGCGGDLVSAVEVLLSSRSSVASGERTSAESDGLVLPSNGHIFEHTLSSYPISSSKWSVGSAFRVPDTLRFSADSSNVVPNPLAVPLQHPFPQPPRYPLMLRNTLARNQSSPFLPNDVTLWNTMTLQQQYQLRSQYVSPFSSNSASVFRSSPVLPSRSSEDPRISIPDDGCPIVSKQPIYTEDEYDERSDSSDSRILNTSS